The stretch of DNA CCTGTGAAACGGTGTTAACCAGTATTTTCCAGATTTAACTATTGCAGGTTCGTGAGAACTAGGGCTCAAGACCACTTTTACAGTTAGTGATGATTCAAACAAATCAGTGAATTGGTTAGTGAACAATTCAGTTCGTTAAAACGAAACACTTTCTCAATCAATATTTTTGCTGCCTTATCCAATAAAATTGAGAAATTTACTTCAAAAGCTagtatataaagtaaatattagGACTTACTGTAGGTTTATTTTCCTACCCCATTagaaattagttttttgtttctttgtgttttttttttaaagcaaaaatctAACAGAGTTCTTAATGCCTTCCCAAGTCTTGTGATATTGAGATAATTTATTGgcaaacaaaaattatttattttttcactgcgTGGGGCATCTATATGAATGTCTGACtgaaagaatcatgtgacatAACTCACCGTCCCTTCCTGGCCAGCACTTTCTGAGACTCTGGGTAGTGAATTAGGATGTCATTGAGGTCTTTCTTATCCAGTACGAAGAGGTTGGCGAACCCATGTGCCGCTACATTAGCGGTTCTTCTATTTCCTCCATTGGCTGAAGACTGTAGCAAACTGGGCTCGATTATAAACACATGAGTTCATTCACGACGTGTAGTTCTAAAAGCAGATTCTCATTTCAAAAGCTAACCTGATCTCTCCGAACACACAGCCTGCTTTCAGAGTCACAAACACAATCTTATTGTCCGGTCCACCGATGACCTGCACCTCTCCAGCCTTAATGATGTACATTTCCTTTCCAATGTCACCCTGCAGAGAAACAGGAGAGTGAAGACTTGATATGCTTGGTGTCTATAAATAAAAGGCAGTATAACTCACCTTCTTGCACACAAAGTCTCCAGGCAAATACACAATGGATTTTAGCCTCAATAACATGTCCACAAGCATCTGGTTGTCACAACCCTGtgagaaaaaacacagaaacattAAGAAACTGAACTTGTCCCAATCTGTTTCCTTCCTTAAATCAAGCCCACCTTAAAGAGGTCGATCTTTTGGAAAGTAGCAAGGTTGATGTCCACAGCGATGGCTGTTCTCATCACCAGAGGCATCTGTTCCAGAAGCTCAGACTCATCTGAAGAGAAGCAAAACCTTAATTGACAGGACCCTGCTATTCATTACTAGTCGTTATTTAcatgtaaattaaaattttacccaGCATGCCATGGGAGTCCCAGGTGTAGTTGTACCAGGTGCGCACTCTGGTTTGAACCAGCTTTGGGATGCGGTTTGTCACCATGTACGCCACACAAGCATCCATAGATGCACGGAAGTACGTCTGACCGGCCGTAGCTGCTCCAATGACATCTCTCATCTGTAAAACCAAAGATTTACATCTATATCTGATCTGGATGCACCATTATGATGATTCTGGCTGATACTggtaatattttcaatttaaagtcAATAAATGATAAACggccaatattaaaattctatactttttaaattacataaataaaaatactaaaagtaACACAAAGTTATAATGTAAAtcaagaaaatgtattttgagaTTTATTAAAGATTCCATAGTTAGTTTATTGTTACTTTTATTCATTCATACGTTCATTTATTTAACCATTATTAAAATTCTGGACAATATTgatacattaataatattttcatgTCGTGGCCCATACCTGATAAATGGCCAAAACTAAAATTGAATAATATTTTCcctaaacaaatttaaaataaaacactaaaaacagaaaatgaccatttaaattaaatacaagtCAATGTAGgcttaattatattataatgtacaGCATGAAAAATGGCTATTTATTATGGGACTtattaaagattacatttaacagtgttataaaattattttttgttgttgttgcaccaatattaaaattatgcaaaattattattaaaccaataataatttttatgttaTAGCTGATAACTGACAAATGAccgatattacagttttttaaaacattgattaaaagattaactttaaACTAGTTTTACATGACAGCAAAggtaattgaaatgtaaaaatagcacAAATGAGCCTACgcaatgaataaataattgaaaaaaatcacATTCTTTGTGTGTCTTTTGATCAGCTTTCTAGTTTGTTTGCTCTCTTTTGTTCCTTGCTGATTTTGTCTCCATTGTTACAAATTGATTACTCGGTTCAGGTGCTGCTTGTTTAGTTCTTGTTTGCTTGCTCTATTTAAGTCTTCAGTTTCCCCCCAATCTTCATCTGCTATTGAAGGTCTTAGTTTGATTGTAGAGTCTTTTAGTCTTTCTCCTGTGTTTATGTTAGTGGCTTTAAATAAAGGACCTGTGATTTAGGCATTTTCTTTGTCGAGCATCTATCTCTACACAAACTCTCTGACACCTACAAATGATCTCGTTATAATCTTTAACATCTAGTAAAGAAGTGACTCATCCTATATTCTTAAACAACAGGAGCACCATCACAATAAATCTACATGGTTCCTGAAAGGAGAACTGGATGAGGACTATGATACGATTGGCTGCCTGGGATTAGGGGGAGGAGCTCATGATGTTTACATCATCACATCATGTACCTGTCCAATCAAACTTGAGAAGACAAAGACACCAACAAAAAAGTTTGCTAACTGAAAGGTGATTTCAAAGACCGTGTGAGGCTCAGGCAGACCACCGATGTTGATCAGAGTCCGCACGGCAAAATAGTAACTGCGCAAGTACCTGGGAAAGACAAAGAGATGGTACAATTCAGTATGTAaggaataaaaacatattttagtcaAATCCGAGTCCTTATTAAAGATTTAATCACATGTGACcattgaccacaaaaccagtcataagggtcaatttttttaaactaggattaataaataagctttccattgatgtatggtttgttaggatatgaatatatttggctgagatacaactaaatattgagaaaaaccaaatgatttgttcaaatgaagtccttagcaacacttagtattactgataaaaaaattacgttttgtaACAATTTCATGGAAcacaatctttacttaatatcctaatgatttctggcataaaagaaaatgtgATAATTTTGACCCCTACAATgtgttgttggctattgctacaaacataccTGTACgacgactggttttgtggtccagggtgacATATTACAGTGTCAAAACAGCCGACATCGAACCACATCGCAAAGCCATGGCCAAGCAAGAAAGCCAAGTGAAAAAAATCAAAACTGAACCAAAAAAACCACCAAGCGCTTCAGGAGCATAAGCTTTAGAGACAAAAGTTTTGGAGACAAAACGTCTACCTGGCCGAGAATGATGGACAAAAATAGAGCACCAAAAAAATAGTTGGTCATCTGAAAGATCTGACCGAACATGGTCTCAGGGCAAGGAAGTTCTGCGATCATCAGGAGGGATTTCTCTGCATAGAAGAAACACCTCAGGTAGCTATGAGAatatgaaagaaataaaaaaaaaatcccaaaacttGAAATTACTGCAAACAAATTTagctttttctgttgttgttaaaCCTTAACTGTGAatgaaagagggaaaaaaaaattacattacaaatgACATGAGCATTTTCGATTACTGTTTTGTGCTGCCAATGGTGCAGAAGTTATATACTTTACCTTTACAAAACTAATCAATAAAGTTAATCTGAAGGGTAGATGGAATTACATACGCGCTGCCTTCTCCGCTGTACACCCATTTGGTTTTGCCGATCCCCTGGTAGTCAGAGGCCACATAGTAAAGACATGCGTTGAGATGGAGAATAAACATCAGGTATCCAATAGTGCGAATTACTCTTTAAAAAGAACAAAGGAGAATTTGGCCACAATGATTTATAACAGTAGTTCTCAATCAAGGCTTCGGGgtcaagaaacaaaaaaaattgaaatctcGAGCCAAATtcagaatgaaaatgttttcaatttttaaaacatttcttaacTCGATTTCATCGAGGTAGCAAACAGAATTTGTATTTAAACATGAAGAATTACAGTGCAATCaagttaaaataaatttcttcatttatatttagcatttaaaaaaaaaaatctttttggaCCATATAGGAAGAACACTTTGTTTTTTCAGTATATTAAAATTTTCCTCAAATCTTCCAAATGAAGCCAAACAGGATTCTAATTACTGAGAGGTTCCAACTCATTAACTGAACGGTTGTCGATACACAAATTCAGATTTTTCCCCCATCCCTGATAGAACCAGTCAGACAGATCCACTCTTAAGTCTTGATTACGTACCTCCAGATGTACGCTTTGGTCATGATACCTTCAAGACGGTCACTAAACTCAAAAAATGCTTCAGACTTTAGGAGAAAACATAAAGAAAACAAGGttaaggcaaataaaaaaaatataatcagcTCATGAATGATTATGCATCTCATAGCCAATCGAATCCTGCCAAAACACAGGTGATTATAGAAACTGCATTACCTTCATCAAACGATTGAGCCTGAAGACAGACTTGAATCCAAACGGGAAATATAACAGGTCTGAAGGCAGGACGGATATGATATCATTCTGAAAGGACAGGGAATATATTTTGTGGCTTTCTATTGGGGGATAAAATGCTATTTGGAAGATGAAAGTCAACTGAAATACCTGAAACCTTGACGATTCGCGATATTTCTTTTTAATCACAACTCTGTCATACTGaaagaaaattatgaaaaatattagAAGTATTCATTAGTAGTATTAGAATTTAATGGACTGGACTGCATTTTTATacagcgctttcaacagaccacatggccatccaaagcgctttacaatttgcctcacattcacccattcacacacacattcacacaccgactgcggtgtcagccattcaaggcgccatccagctcatcgggagcagctggggttaggtgtcttgctcaaggacacctcgacacttggtcaggtggagccggggatcgaaccaccaaccttccggtttgtagacaacctacatgaacccaCTGCCGCCCCCAAATAAATAATAGAACTTACAGTAGAAGTCTATGGAGCAAGACACTGAACACTGTGTtatataaaaagacataaaacaaaattatcaatcaactttgtaaaaaaaaattcttacaatgATGTCTCCCCCTTTACAGAACTGCAGTCGTGGCTGGAAAACGATCATGTCGATGACATAAATGATGTCAGCAATGATGTCCAAGGTAAATCACAATGGGACGGCCGCTGGGTCATGATATGGGAAGGCCATACGGACCGGTATGAACCACAGGTTATAGTTGAAGGCAATGGTTACCAAGCTTAGCCAAGCAATATACCTGCGGTCTGGTGAAAATCACAAAAACAGAGCAGACGAAAGCATAGAAACGTGGTAATTTTATATCCGTATATTCAGATGTTagcatattttgaaatgtaacctGTGAACGGATCGATGGAGGTGCCCAGTCTTTTGTCCATTCTGTCCTCGAAGGGCTTCAGCAGGAAATCTACACAGGTGCACTTCATTTTTGGGCAGATGGACTTCTGCTCTTTTTCTGCCTTGTCATCTTTCTTCTCCTCCTTCTTTGCCTCATTCTTTTCCCCAGGCTTGTCTGcttttttcttctcctcctcctctttcttcttttcttcctcctctttcttttttctttctgcctcctcttttttttcttctcctcctcctctttccttttcttgtcttcttcttcttttcgttTCCTCTCCTCCACCAACTTCACGTAGACATCCTTTCTCAGGACAGGTGCTGCAACAAACACAAAATACCTGTTAAGCCACTCCTTGTTGTCTTGGTATGTGGTAATGTCctatcatatttaaatattattatatattatttaaaaagtgctGTATTGCAGGTATATAATTGATTGCAAGCATGGATTGATTTGTACTCACTGACAGGAGGACTGCGCTCTGGAGAGGATGCATAGGGGTCAATGATCTTTTCTTTAAACTGGTCTGTCCGTTGCCGGTAATGCTGAACAATCTCAATGAGTTGAGCATCAAAATGCTTGCTTATCACAATGGGCCGGGACTCAGGGCAAGGGGCCTCCTTTCTAGAACAATCCAACAGATAATAACACAAGGTGAAAtcaatatatttaacaaatatagtAATATATCACTTAATATACAGACATTGATATCCTTAACTTCcagaaactttaaataaatacttttctaaTAAACAAAAACCACGGTTTActtatagtaaccatgttttggttttatttgtagtaaaaccgcAGGGTTAATTATCCTAAGGGAGTTTACAGTAACACACTACGGACGTCTATGGGGCAAAAATATTGTTGAAGGTTTAAAAGTAGAAATATACAGCTTTTGTTTTTGTAACAGACTTTATATTTATTCCTTGATACAACATGAATGTTATTTAAACTGTAAAGTTGTCTAAATCGTTCATTGTTATGGGACTACTGTACTAGGCGAATGAACTTCCGGTTGATAAATATCCTTGCGTGCATAATCACACAAGCTAGTTTTTAACTGGATCACAGCTAGTTTCATTTTACTACTTacaatgttcatgttttctgtaaaatATGTTCGTATTAATATTCGTCATTCATAGTGTGTTATTTAAACTGTAAAGCAGTTTAAATACTTTTTAGTGGGTATTTTTACGTTGCTCCTTGTAGGCAATTAATTGAATCCGTGTAAACACGACTTCTGCTTGTTCATATAAAAATTTGAGTTGAAATCCTACTTGTaatcattaaaactttttttgacgCTGAACTACTTGTGCAACAGTGCAAGACCTGAAACTGTTGATCTGAATTGTGCTTTTACATGCTGACCTCTGCTGGTCATGGAGGCTTATTACAAGTGTAAGTGAAGACCCAGTGCATTTTGTTTTGAACATTACTGTTATTAGTGTAaaactttataatataatatatattatactggagcagaattttattttattttatttcttttttttatcaattataataaatgaataaatgctgctccagtgaatgtgaatatattttgtagATCATATCCATCATAAAACTACTCTGGCATTTTTCCACTGTTGGCGTCGGTTTTTGTTTTCTAAACTTAAGTAGCTCCAGGGATCTTCTTATATCAAATGCACTGTAAATCTTGTAATCTGCTCTCAGATCCTGGTCTCGTAATCTTCCAGGTCTCAGCTGCACAGTCTTGGATCTGATGTACAGTGTTTCCACTGATGACTTACATGCTGTTCTGTCACTTACTGCGAGTCCTTTCAAAGACAATAAGAGTCTAGTTCATTATAACCATGATTAATTAAAGCTTATTAAACACATTCAGGACATCAATACTTTCTCCTGGCACTTGTAGCACAAACTCAACTCTATTTATTCTC from Carassius carassius chromosome 35, fCarCar2.1, whole genome shotgun sequence encodes:
- the LOC132115646 gene encoding LOW QUALITY PROTEIN: cyclic nucleotide-gated cation channel beta-3 (The sequence of the model RefSeq protein was modified relative to this genomic sequence to represent the inferred CDS: inserted 1 base in 1 codon; substituted 1 base at 1 genomic stop codon), which gives rise to MFSKLKKIIGGPTVGPTTAPAPAPAKEEKPADKENEDKKDDEGLVCHRGQSSICDPNLPSVGNLKEKGTIFSSAPAPTPAPAPEPAAPASKPEPAPKPEEKPADPANGQPPAEGKEAPCPESRPIVISKHFDAQLIEIVQHYRQRTDQFKEKIIDPYASSPERSPPVTPVLRKDVYVKLVEERKRKEEEDKKRKEEEEXEKKEEAERKKKEEEEKKKEEEEKKKADKPGEKNEAKKEEKKDDKAEKEQKSICPKMKCTCVDFLLKPFEDRMDKRLGTSIDPFTDRRYIAWLSLVTIAFNYNLWFIPVRMAFPYHDPAAVPLXFTLDIIADIIYVIDMIVFQPRLQFCKGGDIIYDRVVIKKKYRESSRFQNDIISVLPSDLLYFPFGFKSVFRLNRLMKSEAFFEFSDRLEGIMTKAYIWRVIRTIGYLMFILHLNACLYYVASDYQGIGKTKWVYSGEGSAYLRSYYFAVRTLINIGGLPEPHTVFEITFQLANFFVGVFVFSSLIGQMRDVIGAATAGQTYFRASMDACVAYMVTNRIPKLVQTRVRTWYNYTWDSHGMLDESELLEQMPLVMRTAIAVDINLATFQKIDLFKGCDNQMLVDMLLRLKSIVYLPGDFVCKKGDIGKEMYIIKAGEVQVIGGPDNKIVFVTLKAGCVFGEISLLQSSANGGNRRTANVAAHGFANLFVLDKKDLNDILIHYPESQKVLARKGRKLLKAKGPAPAAKGDEEKKKGLAMFGQKPPTPKLLRAFAGGAFTKKGFMDRLKTAASEH